One region of Wyeomyia smithii strain HCP4-BCI-WySm-NY-G18 chromosome 3, ASM2978416v1, whole genome shotgun sequence genomic DNA includes:
- the LOC129726393 gene encoding uncharacterized protein LOC129726393: MALLSNQLPKFALERIAQIASERGFLPDAYQIDCSSGSKVGDGYIAQIVRVTIEGDRLEDGVVRHHERFSLICKFPFEDRQQREQFNSMLLFEREVYVYREVFPELERLQLEHGLKRGDDLGFWNYPHCYWGMFDKEQQESILIFEDLIVRGFEMKDKNEPTDFEHVEALMVALGKLNACSFALKEQRPDIFDKIKKLDDLLCTVMTTEQTSKLATRNCDLAASICTGNNTDTQWRNKFLSLKNSLWDKTRSHIAGQRAEPFAALSHGDCWVNNVMYGYDEMTGKVNEIVMLDWQMARYSSPALDFLNFIYLCGQVSLRREKFNDLINTFYEAFSKTSKKLGGQPERSLPLERLLHQIQQFGMQVLALGTFAMPIVAKLPDEFFVDENRHKPEYTPQLKVYTNMMKDLILDCSKFDDFE, translated from the coding sequence ATGGCATTGCTATCAAATCAACTGCCCAAATTTGCCCTCGAAAGGATTGCTCAGATTGCCAGCGAGCGCGGATTTTTACCCGATGCGTACCAGATCGATTGCTCGAGTGGTTCCAAAGTTGGCGATGGATACATAGCGCAAATTGTTCGCGTTACGATTGAAGGCGATCGGCTAGAGGACGGAGTGGTGAGACATCATGAACGGTTTTCGTTGATTTGCAAGTTTCCCTTCGAGGATCGCCAGCAGCGGGAACAGTTTAACTCGATGCTGCTGTTCGAACGGGAAGTGTACGTTTATCGGGAAGTATTTCCAGAGTTAGAGAGACTTCAGCTGGAGCATGGATTGAAGCGGGGTGATGATCTGGGGTTCTGGAACTATCCGCACTGCTATTGGGGTATGTTTGATAAAGAACAACAGGAGTCGATACTAATTTTTGAGGATTTGATTGTACGTGGTTTTGAGATGAAGGATAAAAATGAGCCAACGGATTTCGAGCATGTTGAAGCGCTGATGGTTGCACTTGGGAAACTAAACGCATGTTCTTTCGCGTTGAAAGAGCAACGTCCAGACAtatttgataaaattaaaaaactggACGATCTTTTGTGTACGGTGATGACCACCGAGCAGACAAGCAAATTGGCGACCCGAAACTGCGATTTGGCCGCTTCCATTTGTACTGGTAATAACACTGACACGCAATGGAGGAATAAATTTCTGTCGCTAAAAAATTCACTATGGGATAAAACTCGCTCTCATATCGCAGGCCAGAGGGCAGAACCTTTCGCTGCTTTGAGTCACGGCGATTGTTGGGTAAACAACGTCATGTACGGATACGACGAGATGACCGGAAAAGTGAATGAAATTGTAATGCTAGATTGGCAGATGGCACGTTATAGTTCTCCAGCGCTGGATTTTCTTAACTTCATATATCTGTGCGGACAAGTCAGTTTAAGAAGAGAAAAGTTCAATGATCTAATAAATACATTTTACGAAGCATTTTCGAAAACCTCGAAAAAATTAGGCGGCCAACCAGAACGATCGTTGCCTTTAGAAAGACTTCTTCATCAAATTCAACAGTTTGGCATGCAGGTTCTAGCATTAGGAACTTTTGCAATGCCAATCGTTGCCAAACTACCGGATGAATTCTTCGTCGATGAAAATCGCCATAAACCGGAGTACACTCCACAACTAAAAGTTTATACAAACATGATGAAAGATTTAATTTTAGACTGCAGCAAATTTGACGATTTTGAATAA